TGTGGTGGGAAAGTGAGAGTTTTACAAGCCTGACACACCCAAGTATTACCCAGAACCTGTTCAGGAAATAGCCCTGTACGCCCAAACTGAGGAAGCTCGTGATGTCAGCTCAGGAATTCAggctgcatgtgtctgtgtgtttacaggggGCTTTCTGGGGCCTGATGGTGGGTCTGGTGGTAGGTGTGTGTCGGATGGTGTTGGAGTTTGCCTTCCCTCCTCCCAGATGTGGCGTCGAGGACTCGGCCCCGATGGTATTGCGGGGTGTCCACTACCTCCATTTTGCCATTCTGCTTTGCGGACTCACTGCTATTGTGGTAACTGTAGTATCACTGCTGACACCACCGCCCAGCCATGAACAGGTGTGTACACATGAATAGGGTAAATGACACAACTATGGCTGAATTAGCCTTATGAAAGTAGTTTTGCTGTTGACAAACCTGCATTGTTAtcttctaaaaataaaaagagatgaGTTTGAGGTAAAGGGAGTTGTACGTTTGAGAGGGGATTACCAGAGGGTTGGCCTACATGTCAAGACAGCCAAAGAGGCCGTGCAGGTCTAAATCCATAAGATCAACAGTAATGTAGAGAGCTAAATCCTATTGCACAGTGCAGCTGTTGTTGCATTTAACACAGTGAAACGCTAATACTTCATATCTGCAGTGTCATTAAAGCTTGTTACCCATTTGTCACATCTGACCTCAGTTTAGCCTATGTATGAACTCAGCCTTTCTGATGCAAAGCTCTCTCCCACCATATTTCAAAAGAATCAGCCAGAATTGCATCagtcacatacagtatgtattgcATTTGTAACACCAGAAAGGCTTTGTCATTGTGTTATGATAAAGTTTGCACATAACTAAAGTAGTTATAGTTTTAGGGGATCTTCTTTTAGAAGTGAGTTAAAGAAATGGTGATTAGCCAAGCTTAGCATTAAGGCAGAAAACCATCAAATGACTGACACATCAGGTTACCTGCAAGATGGAGTAACTTGACATTTGGTGCAATCAGATTGACGATTAATCGACCTTGCCTAATTTAGCCAAAAGCCAGTAAATTATGACAAAACCGACAACGTTACTGTTAACATAGACTGGGCTTTTTAGTGGTAATTAGCAAATGTGGTAAATCTAAAATGGTCAGTTGTGACTTTTTTACCTGCTAAACATAGGCAGGTTTGAACTGTCACTGTAAGCTTGTCCGGGTCCAGATATTAGCACTTAGCCCATAGCACCACTGTTCAAAATGTATGGTGTTATAagtaaagaatgaatgaatgacctgAACAGGATCACCGCAATTGGACGGGCAAACTAGAAAATGCCTAGGGCCCAGAGAGGGGCCCCAAACGGCTGCTATTGGTCCTGTCATATCAATGAcctccaggacgtaacttaagaaataacttaaggtatgacttcatcaaacaATAAAGCATTAATGAATATTAattgacactaaatgtgaaccacaacaccaggtttctatATCTGGATTCCAGTCGTTTCCTCATAATGCAGCGTTCCacttacttctcttttctttggcagtagGAAATATCTGtatctgcttttcaaatctgttggtacagtcaatcacacaacagctcttcacattttaaaatcgattttacaatttagatgatATTtcagtctatgattcaaactaatgctgctattCTCCATGTTCGCCTGTcacgttttgccactcagtggctgcAACCATGGTgacttcgcttgctgtgacgtcacacgcataccctctatagaCACTAATGGGGACTGCTGACATTTGGTCCGTAATCAACTTGAAACCCCCTaagacactgtaaaaatgacaccTTGGGAGTTTCCCTAATGGAGCCCCCAAGGTGCCTCTTGCCTGGGACCCCCAGAGTGTCTTGCAACAGCCCTTGACCTGAATAAAAttgcacatgaaaataaaactcaacacCTTTGGACATTCTGCACTCAAAATTCAAGTTAAGTACTAGTCGAGTATTTGACTAATGGTTAAAAACTAGTAAAACTGCAATCACCTTAGAAATTACtttgagacaaaacacaaagcgAATAGTTTGAAGACGTTTCTATTTGCAACCAATTCAGAGTCACATTTTTTCCACGGGGGGCAATTTATGGCATATGTGAGCAGCATGATGTGCAATACAAGActctttaaaagaacaaaagaaaaagagagtgctgaatatgttaaaatattcatagGTTGGTTAGCCCAGCTTAgcatcaaaaaagaaaacaggtggAAACAAGTCTGGACGCCTAAACCAACCTCCCTGCTCACATTTCTTTGATAGCGGTTTGagtgggctttatgtggtgatggactgAAGAATAGCAAAATACGGTTGTCATTCATGTCATCTAAGCACCATGGagtttaatttgaataaaatagCCCTGATTGGTCGTAGGACTGTACTGGTTTAAACATGCCCCGAAAGAATTCAGTCAGGCCAAACTGGGCTTGGTGGGAACAGTAAACTGGGCCCCTCCAAATCTAACAAAAGTACCGTAGGTTAGATTCCGAATCAGTCTCACTGGTCCGATAAAGCTCAGTAATCAACACTTTTTGTTAAGCTGATCCTTAAGGGGTGCTGATGAATGAGTTTAGTTAAATTTCAAAAAGGCCTAGCTAACATTTACCAACTTTTTCAACCTTTATGGTAAGCTAAGCTAGCAGCCCGATTCATATTCTCTGTATAAATGCGATCTTCTCATCAGAAtctctgtaaataaacacatttttgtagttctcaaaataatgagaataaGGCCCAATATGCTGACTTAAAGGGTGGGTGAATAGGTGAAGTGTAAACAAAGTGTTGAATATGTGTGAGCGTCATTAAACTGCCCGTCAATAAATCTGGTTTTATTATCTGCTTACCCAGATTTGTAACCTGACGTGGTGGACCATAACCGAAGAGCCACAGAGAGATATTCCTCTACAAAAAGTGTCCTCTGTCAGCCACCGTAGCTCCCAGAGTAAGAGCCTGAACATCCACTTGGCATAAAACCAGCTATCATGTGATAAATAGCCAGTTGTTGTGTGAGTAACTtcctgtgtctgctgtgtgtgcatttgtgtgccGTTGCAGCGCCCGAGCCAACGCGGCGGATGACGTGCGGTCAGGGGGCGAGACTGTGCATCGCAGCAGTTCGCCGATCAGAGGAGGCTCCAGCTCCCAGAGTCCCCAGTATTCGAGAAAGCGCgttctggtccaggttctgCTGTATCAATGCAATCCTGCTGGTCAGCATTAACATTTTTCTCTATGCATACTTTGCCTGAGTGGAGGATCAGATTTCACATCCCGCCTCATCCTCCCCGCTGAACTCTAGTCTCTCCGACATGAACTCCTGAGATCCTCAAGGCGTTGTGTTATTTCTCAAACTAAATCGTGTAGATGTAGCGTTGGAGCTTTTTAAAACCTCAATGTGAAAACCACAGATCACATGCTTAACCTCCAGGGCTGCAAACTAACCCGTAGACTTACATGCATCTTGATCCACATCTGTTTCACGTTAGTGCATAATGACAGACAATaagagcacacaaacacacaacatctaTGTGTATAGCTTTTTGCAAGCAGACAttacccaaagtgctttacaggcaaaataaacaacaaataattgaagaattaacgaataaaatacaattcataaaaacataaattggGCAagaaacccaaaacaaaaagggtaatgtgttttttttaaaaaaacactgagattCAGTTTggagctaaaaagaaaaacctcagcAGCTGGAACATAAATTATAAGGCAGTTGCCAGTATTGAAAAGTGCTAGGTTATGAAAGGCTttatagacaaaaataaaaaaatgagtaCGTGTCAAAAACCCTCCAGCGGAAGACATTCGGTCTGAAATCTAAAAAGAGATGTGGTAAATTAACCAGCCAAGTgacttctttaaaaaataaataaataaataaatcctcacatgaaatgtcactttttaaattatacaaTCGAGTATTTCACAGGAATTTCATTTGTGGTCATGTTTATCATTTTTCCACTTTTACACCACATGggttattgtttttctttttaagtttatGGGTTGTAACAAGTTACcatgaaaatgcaaatgttgGCTGACCTCTAAAAAAGGGCATTACAAGTCATCTTAACTTCAAAACTAAACATAGTCTGTGGTTTGGCTTAGTTATTTCTGTCTAGCGATTATACACTTACTGTTCATtatatagttattattatacagtatgtaagtGTGCTGTGCCAGGTTGTAATCACTGCTCTTGTGTTCTTTCATGCTATTTAACTTGTTTATTAAttgaaaatatgaatttttcCTCCCCAAACTCtcaaattttgttttattgtaatgCAAATTTATAATAGATCACAGATTTGTGTTTGATATTCATTACAAGTTTACAATTAATCAATTTTAGTTAGAAACTGGACATTGATTAATCtcattgtttaatattttgttcattATGAGTAATTTTATTATTCCTCAGAGGACTGATTGTTAAATGTAAAGAATCTCAGTCAAAAAAGGGAAAGCCTGGACAACGTGTCCAtcgaatgtttttttttttcctctctcttgagatatttaaaataaactgaaacatttgtgCATCTGAGCTCAGATGTTGAGTATTTGCATCCAGAAAAAATAGTCTTTATTTTGTTGCCGTGCAATTTACTTACATGTACATAACACAAATAACGGAGGACGTTTAAGGGCAAAAACTACTTGGTAAAACAAAGCAATGCAACGTTacttaaaatatttacaatacACGCTGATTCCAAGAGCTCAGATAAACTACAGTAACTCTAAGTCGGCAACAATGATTTTGGTTATAAATGATCATTTGTGATCGTCTTCCATGTTACTTGTTAGTCTGCTGTTCTGTTCGATGTATTCAGGGAAAGAGgatgaaagacagagaaacCAACAAAAAGCAGTGAGAGCCACCAATATTTTATATTAGTACTGACATATGTATGATTGAGCCCCACAAAAACTTAGAAGTACTGATTTTGCATTTCACTCCCAACAGCCTGACTACATACGACTGGTAAGATCATCTTTCTGCTCAGAGTTTAACTCTTAAAAGCTCATCACGACAGTGAGGACTGGTCTTGGTGAGTCCGATCGCAAGTGGCCAGTTTAAAGTAAAGGTCACACTGAGGATGCATTTGAGAGATCACATTAGGAGGAGATCTGGGCGGCATTTGACCGCATTCCTTTGGTATTTTGGACACACTACTGGGACAGATTTGAAACCGCCTACTCAACAACAAGGGGCTCTTGTGCAAGAGTTTTTCTACCATttatgcaagaaaaaaacacaactattatTATAAATGACAAGCTAAAAGTGAAAATTTGTCACTTGTGGTGACTTTTAGAACCTAAAacggttataaaaaaaaacgtaattttacattttccactattataaataataacatacGCAGGAAAATGCATCGTAAGTTATGTCCGTTCTTGagtaagttagttttagttcattgcagttatgataaatgtaacggtagctaaataaaagatgctaatgctaacagcggacgttaaaaggacgacgaggacgactaacggccgtaactacgccaaaacaacaacatccacaaacttatcttaGTCAGACCTCCAGAAaataacttaaggtatgacttaaaaatacagcttaaattaatattaagttTCGGTGCTTGGACTCCATTTGTTTCTTCGTAGCATTTCCGAtccatttacttattttttgttaaatatatatatatccgacagcttttcaaatctgttggtacagccAGTCGCACAACAgttcttcacattttaaaattaatttatttttacgaGTTACACGATATTAATAAAGTCAATGGTTCAAACTAATGccgctaatctccatgttcaactgtcacttttcgtcactcagtggccgtaaccatggagacctcagctagctgtgacgtcacgtacaTACCCTGTGTAATCTGCGTGTCGAGAAGGTTTCTGAGATAATTAACACCGGGccagagataaataaaagaaaaatgaaagagccTTGCTCTGAAATATGTATCATCTCCCCGAATCATGACGCGCACATGAAACAGAATGTCCTTGGTTCTGAGACAGCAGTGGTGATCAATGAGAAACAGCAACTGTTTAAATATTCTGCTGTGGCCTAAATTACGTCAGTGTTCGAGATCGGATCTTGGACACGTGTTACTTAAAGTTGGCTTCTTGCAAACAGATCGCCCAAGCCAGATGTTTAGTTAAAATGCAAGTTCTGAACGGGGCCAAAGCGACACACGTGTGAAAGAGTGATGAGAAGAACTGTAGCTGCTTTGGCAGCAGATACTAtgaccacaggacactctcaacCATAGCATGAAATAAGAAGGGGGACTTTAATCAATAATTCAAAGttaaatttaagattttatttctgAGCTCTTTAGCGTTATTTGAAAGGACAGGGGTGTAAGCAGGGGAATAACACGCAGCATGCACTCTGCTATTCACTCAGCGGTCAGTTCTCTCTTACTTTATTAAGCACCTCAGTGACTGGGTAAGTAAGGTAAGACACTAAAGCCTGATTGATACGTGATTGAGACGGAGCCACAGCACTAAAGGTTTCATATGTCGTCAGCGATGAAGCGGTTGGACGTATTCTGGCGGGAAGACCCCGACCCGGCCCCGGCAGCGCCCCCTCCACCTCAGGGGGCCGGAGCAGTCCAGCAGGTCGATGATGTCCCCGCGCATGAAGTGGAGGTGAGCCGCTTGACGGGGGGCGTAGTCGCAGAGGGCATGAGCCAGACGAGGCTTCTGCACAGAAAAACCCAGATGACAGACATCAGACAGACAGGTGTGTAATTACCAGACTGTTTGCAGGTGACGAGTCAGGATTCGTCATACCTCCAAAACTGGTTCCGGCAGACGAGAGGAGGTTTCTCGCTCCGGGTGTGAGGGATGACAGTGGAGACGGGCTGAGGGGATCGACTCCTGCGAGCTGCTTTTGTAAGGGTTGGGGTAGGGGTTGCGTCCGGGATAAGGCAGCAGCTGAGGGGATGAGGGAGGATCTCTGAGGTAGACCACTTTCTCCACCCCGATGCTGTGAGTCCTGTAGAAGTCCACCAACCGGTTGAGGGAGCAAAACGTCTCCTCCCAGATGCAGTACTGACCTCCCCCCTCCAGGACCCTAAAGTGCTCCACCCTGTCTCCATAGCTACAAAACGAGAGCGGTGGACAAAGAGTACAATGGGTGAAGGCGGAAGGAAGAAAGACAGGTATGCGCACACCTTTACCATCCCAAcaccttctgctgctgcttcattcctcggtttgtttctttgtgcagAAATTCACTCAGTGCTCGTGCACATAGCTCCATCAGTGCAGGAAACCAGACCACAGCTCTCTGCATGTGTGGGTGTATCTCCAAAATCATCACCATGCTATCAAATGTCAGCATGGGAACATTTTCAGTGTGATCAGGTCTGAGTAATTCACACTAGTAGTTAACTGCCTCAAGCAAAAACAGTTATGAGCGTACTAAGAGTTCACAGCTATGCTTGGTCATAATTAAGTTTAATCTCCATCGATTACCTAAACACGAAGCAAAGCAGAGGGTTCGTGAACCCAGACAGTTAAAGAACTTAACCCCATGTTGGAGCTAAAGAAAGTGAATGTGCCAAATTCAACTTCTGTccagatatttcagtctgtaCTGATTGAGAGATATTATTTAGAGTCATGGCTAAAACTGCTAAATGTaactctctgcttttctttgtcatgAACCCTTGTAAACCACAGACCGACTGACAGACTGAAAACGGAATAATTAATCGCTGTTTGCAGCTGTACCAATACAGCTTTCAAAATACATGCCAGATTCATGTTTTTGCATCATAAATCACACGTGTACACAAGCAACACATTCATTTCTGCAacctgtgaaaaagaaaaagactttttttttggttttgttgtttattggaAACAtgacagtattattattattgttcaaaATATATGACAGTGCATATTGCGGTTTCCATTTTAATATCtaatctttttgtgtgtgtgtccttgtgctGTACTGTTTTGTTGGCAATGATTGCCAACCACAATATTGCACTGCTGTGAGGGAATCTGTTGAGCCGATGTGTAACTGTTAATTAAGTCCGTCCCTCCCTCTGACTTATAATGATAATCCCATAATTACCGTAAAAATAGGCCAAATGGACACTCTGGATTGTCGTGTCCCAGTTCAATACAACACACTGATTACTTACCACATACTTAACACTTGCTGCATACtggcaaaaatggaaaaaatattcttcaagacatattattttttacaggcTGCGGTTTCCTGAAGCTCTTTGATCACCGACATGTTTTTGCCTTTTGTAATGAGGAGCAGCTcccatactttttttttctttttaattaattacaccAAATACACTTGcaattaagtttttaaatatgaataatatttGTGTAGTATACGTTTGGCTTTTAAACataacaggcataacattacgaccaccttcctaataatgtgtaggtctcccttgtgcctccaaatcagttgtgactcatcagagaacggatgtgggtcttctgagggtgtgatgtggtgtctgggaacaggatgtcgttagtgggggGGTTTCAGTCCatgaaggggcctctgtggatcatctcacagatacttgatcagtttgggatctagtgaatttagaggccaacaccttgtgccaagttttgttttgagttcctcctaaaccgtttgtgtgtgtttctgtgtatcaGGCTGCTTTCTACTGGGGGTGGTTATGccaacaaggagtgtcattgctttggggtgggggtgcttggtcaGGCCTAGGTTGGTgacacatgtctaagtaacagacacatgaataccaggtacAAAATGTTCCCACCAgaacaagatggttaatgttgtttacttctcctgtctgtggttttaatgttgtggctgatcggtgtatgttaaTGTCAgtcatttctgttatttcttctttcttctctacTTCTCCATGTTTCTCCCCCCGTGAAAACTTAAACAGCTTTCTGGAGTTGGTAGAAACCTGATTTAATTagccgctgctgctgttaaactcCAACTCTGAGCCTGTTCAGTCTCCTTGAACGCTGTCACCCTCTGCTGACCACTTTCAGCACTGCACTTAGCTGTTGTAACATCCGCGTTCGTAAAGCATGAAGTACGGTCTGACCTCCCAGACCGACAAGCAGACAGATGTTGTGCCTTCAAACAATAGCATGTGCGCGGACTGCGAACGCATGCCTGTGGCGTGTTGCATAACGTACCTGGATTCAGTTAAAGAGTGTGTTACGCAATGCCCCGATTATTGAACTCATTTAATTTACCCTCAGTGATTAAATGTGTCCCACGTCACCGGATTGACCCAAATTACATCCCtccacacacaggcgcacacacacacagacacacacaggcgcacacacacacacgcacaaacacacacacacacacacagtggactGTCTGTGCAGCTGTGATATTTTTAGGTCTCGTAGACCATATTTAAATAGTtgccctgacacacacacacacttacagacACGTGGATGCTGTAAGTCGCTTATAAACTCAGccagatgaaaaaaaactaaccatGCACGTAATAGAATAAGGAGCTGCTGCATGCGTAGTTCATGCATGCATTTGTGATCGCGCTGTTTACTTTTATAATGATGTGGACCACTTCTTTTATAACTGTTTGGAGGAAATAGCTCGGTGTTTGGTCACAGAGAAACGGCCGATTTAGTACATTCAAACATGACGAACAGTTTGAAACTTCCTAAAATGGAAACAGATTAAAGG
The nucleotide sequence above comes from Mugil cephalus isolate CIBA_MC_2020 chromosome 2, CIBA_Mcephalus_1.1, whole genome shotgun sequence. Encoded proteins:
- the LOC125004553 gene encoding GRB2-related adapter protein-like; translated protein: MLPESIISPPCSTHSAPSSRHSWSEAVAGCLAPSLRPPSMEAVALFSFAASEADEISFDKGDIIKVTEMEDDSCWYTAEIQGKRGFVPENYISLLPHPWFAGSISRLEAEQRLRWQDTGRFLVRESESAPGEFSVSVSYGDRVEHFRVLEGGGQYCIWEETFCSLNRLVDFYRTHSIGVEKVVYLRDPPSSPQLLPYPGRNPYPNPYKSSSQESIPSARLHCHPSHPERETSSRLPEPVLEKPRLAHALCDYAPRQAAHLHFMRGDIIDLLDCSGPLRWRGRCRGRVGVFPPEYVQPLHR